The nucleotide window TGATTTGTTAGCAAAGGTCATCGGTGAAGAAGTCAGTAATCACGATATTCACACGGTATGACTTGGGTCCTGAATCGTAGGTTAAAGACACTTGAGTATTTTTTCACCTGATTCTCCATTTACTTACTTTCAGATCGTAACATTTGATAACTATGGTGTTTCTGGTCATTGCAATCACCGTGATGTGCACCATGGAGTATTGTACGTTAAGATCTTGTTGTAATCCATGATTCTTGAAACCGCAAAATCCTTCCTCATGACTGTGTTGTACATGCAGAAAGTTCTTGCAGACTAATTCCGAAAGAAATATCAAAGCTTGGGAACTCGCAAGTCTTAATATCTTTCGCAAGTACTCTGGACCTATCGACATTTGGCTGTCGATTTTCTCCTCCAAAAGAAATCCGAGCAAGGCCATCATCATAAACGAGCAGCCTTGGAAAAGCTATAAAGCAATGGCACAACATTTAAGCCAATGGGTTTGGTATGTCTCCTTCCCCAAATATGATCAGTGTTCTTATCTCGTACCATAATGATTGTGAAAGATGATAAGAACTGTAACACGAATGTTATGATTGTGCAGGTTCCGGAagctttttgtttctttttcaagCTATACATACGCAAATACACTTGATAGGATCAACCCTTAACCGGTTAACACTTGATGACTCCCGTATTCATACAGCTCTTGTCGAGGCAAAGGCGAAACGAGTTTTGAACAAAAGATGTAGCTTGTAATGTTGCTttgccttctttttttttgcatcaaTATTATAAAGGGAGAAAATTACATTTCTGAAAATTACTCTCGTATGTAAACACAACCACAACcttatttttctttcctttagaattttaaacaatgtacatatatattttatttgaggGTAATATAGTTTTCGCAgaagaaaacaaattcaaataGGAGTTACAATGCAAAAAGAACCTGAAATGTAGTTCATCATCATCTCCAACAACTCTAGTATTCAACAAAAATCATCTTAGCTCAACATTCAGCTTCCTCTGCACCTCATCACGCACCTTACTCTGCATTTGGAAAAACACGCCACTTTTAAACACTAACAAGCAATTAACCAAATGCAACCTTCCTATCTTCTTATGGTTATATGGAGAGTGTCATTCAGCTACAAAAGGTTTTGAATTATTAACAAGTAAATGTCGTTTCTGGATCAATGACAAAAGAAGTAACAGTGATTACCTGCAGATCATTGACCTTCTCGTCTGTAAGAGAGCGCTCCATGGAACGGAACACAATTCTGTAACAGTGACTCGTCATCCCTTTCTTATTGGTGAAACTGTCTATCAACTTCACCTGTGAATCAAATTGTAAACAATCACTCCGAAGAACATGATTATGATACAAGTAAAGCTGAGATATAGAGAGTTAGCATTCTTTCTCAACCAAATACCAGTCAAAAAGATAAGTTATGTACCTCTTCAACGAGATCCCCAGCGATTCCTCTCACAACTTCACAAAAGTTATTCTCTGTGAATGATTCACTGATCCAGAAACTGATGTCCTTATAACAAGGAGGATACTGCAAAACAATGTTTTGTTTAGCACCGTCAAAACTAACAGGACTAATGAATCTTTGACTGATAGACATGAAGAGTGAAAAATTGTATAACCTTTGAGAATGGCTTGAATTTGACCCCAAGCTCTCCTTTTCCAAACTGCACATAACATCAAGATACATTGACATGAGAAAAGAACTCAAAACGTTTGAGAGAATAAACTTCATCATCCAATTTTGTAAGTTGTCAATCAAGTAATCACCTGGGAAGTAAACCGTTCATCGTCTGACCAAAAAAGTCTTATATCAGGGATGTCAAACAAAACCATAGCAAGCCGTTCCAATCCTAGTCCGAAGGCCCAAGCAACATTGTTTTCTAATCCACTCTGCTTCAAAATTCTTTGCTCCGTCACCCCACAGCCCAAAACCTCTAACCAGTCTTCCTGAATCAATAACCATATAAAGCTTGTTAGCTTGCTACGATTGGTAGCCAAAACACAACTCCAGTATATGTATGCGACtacacaaaaacaaaagtatGTTTCTCTAAGCAAAGCAAGTGTGCGTATGCAAAATATATGAGATGGGAAAAGACTACCTTAAAATAAATCTCAAGCTCGAAAGACGGCTCAGTAAATGGAAAATACGTATCAACCCATCTCATCTCCACAGCACCTGGCAGCCAAAGAAAGCTTAAATCAAAGAGTAACAGATTCACAAGTTTGTTCTATGTTAAATCGCTTCATCTAAATATCTGCATCTTCACTCTAAAGTTAATGCTATAATCATCCTATATAAAAATCACAAAGAATTACTGCCAGCTATCTGAAGATTACTTCTGTTGAATAGATCTTAGCTTACCAAACAAGTGACGTGCCAACCCCTCTAAACATTTCTTCAAATCTTCAGCAGCATACAACGTGGAATCCTTGCCAGACTCGTTCCAGTCCTCAGGAGAAAAGACACAAAAGCCTTCCATCTGTATTAGATTCAAGAGAAAACATAAACGACTAGTATAAGAAACACATGATGTCGACCAAAACAGCCAAAGTGAAAGAAAAGAACACCTGATGGAAAACAGGATAATGAGTAGAATCAATAGAATCTCTACGGTAAACATCTCCAGTAACAAGGAAACGTCTATGACCTTTCCTCAACAGCTCGGCTTGGTGAGCACTTGTATGGCATCTCAAAACAGTTTGGGAATCCACATAGTAGGTGTCGTTAAGGCTTCTGCTTACATGATCAGCAGGGACTAGCACATCATCAAAGTTCTGTGTCACCAAAGGAGACACTGTTATTACAATTGTAACTATCTAACTCTTTTATTGATAGGACTAGAGCAAATACAAACGAAAACTCAAGCTAAGATCTCATCATGTCTCACACAATATTCAGCATGTTCCTCTAACAACTCTCAGTCTCTAACCGAAAACACTTTACGTGAAACAGAGACTCTCCTATCTTCATGATGTTTCCAGTTAAAAAATGCAAGCTTTGAGTAAGGGGAAGGCACACTCACTTGCTTGGTGGTAACAATAGGTGAAAGATCTTCGAAAGTCTCAAACTTTTTAGCGTAATTGGACTCGAAGTAGTCGTAGATAGCATTCTTTATGATCCCAATAGGATGCTTGTCTCTTCTGTGTAGCTGCATTCCAAGTTTAGAGAAGATAGAGTCTGGTACATTGTTTGTAGGATCATCATCTCTCACCACatctgcaaacaaaaaaaaaagttgaccaTTTCAAGCTAACGAGCTTCCCCTAAGTCAAACTCAATCTGTAAATCAGAAGCACGAACCGTTTCTAGCGATTGTGACGCCGCCGATATCAACGGCCGAGACGATTGGGAAGCGGCGCTTCTTGGTTTTGGGGAGAGGTGGCGAGTATAGAGCGGCGGAGGAGAAAGAAAAGCGTTTGAGTCCGTTGCTGGAGAGAAGAGCGACGGAAGCTCGGGTGAAGAGAGTGGACTGAACTGAGAATATGGTCATGGCGTATTTGAGCTCGGAGATGAGTAAACCCGAGATTTATCGTGAAACACCGTTGATGAAGAGGGGGGGGGGAGACAAAGTCTCCGACGACGAGAATCGCGGTGGCGAGTGGCGGCTgcggaagagaagaagaaaatcgtCGATTGGTGGGGGGGGGAGAGAGGACGTGTAAATGGATTGAATTCCGTAAATTACTGTTATACCCCCTTCTCTAGATTACATTTAgtgataatttaaaaaataccttTATTTATGAATCGATAGTTTACATTTCGTAGTTTGCTGACAAGTTTTGTTTCTTACTAAATTACACACATAGTAGGCTGTAAGCAATAACAATTATTACGGAAGGGTAAAGCACGTTTGGGTTGACCAGTTTTAAGTTTATAGGAGCAATAAAGAGCGTTGATACGTCTTCGTGATGAAGTAGGCCATTTTATTCAATGATACGTTATGCTTCCTTCTTTGAGAACTCGGGATCGGCTGGTTTGTCAGGTAACATCTCTGGAAAGCTGGAACATTCCGCTGAATCGACATGTCGATTTCGCAAAGCTTTAGAGACAAACCTCGACGCATAGAGTGTTGCTCCCAGATTGCGTTGTGTGTCTTGTAGAATTTGTTGTTCGTCCTTTATGGCAGGTAATATCTTAGAAGCCTTCCTTCGGCAATGTGCTTTCCATGCTGCCTGTATGTAGAATGCTGCCCATGATCGCCAAGACTTTGAATGGCATCTGCAAATTGTATGGCGGTAACATTACCAAGAAGGGAAACTGTGAGACCTCTGGTTCACTTATTTtggtatttcttttaaaaaagttaGGGTTTGAAGCCTTGCCTGAAACTGTGTTTGATGTGTTGGAGTTTGACGCTGTGATAGCGTCTCAAATGGTAGGCTAGAAACTTGAGATCATCAGCCGAGAGAGTTAAGCCCTCAACATAGGTAAGCGTCGTTACGGTTCCGTTTGAGATGGGAAGGCTAGGAGAAGTATGGGGATCAAGAGCCCAAAAGAGAAGATCTTCCCATACATCACCTTTCATGAGTCGAATTTGGATATCGCTGTAGCTAGATGTTTCAAAAGATTCTGTCATGCTTTCCAATTCGCCGTACGTTACAATAAGCATTTCCTTAACCGGGTCACCTTCTCCCAGTATGTAGCTTTTTTGGGAGTAGAACACAGGCTTCACCCGATCGTAAATTTCATTTAGTAGCCAATCATCATCAATGAAGGAGATCCAAGGAACCTGAAAACTCGAAAAGCTACATGTTAAAAAAACTATGTGAAACACCAAGTGATTTCGCAATATATATGCTTACATTCTCCAATGAATACAAGTATAAATTGCGTTTGGCTTCGACCCTTAGGTCTTTTGGAAGACTACGAAGATGAGCTTCCCTTTCTATGCTACTGTTTTTTTCCCATTCAATGCATTTCTCTAGATCGTCTGGTAGGTCCTCAGAAGGCATCCATTGTTCTGTGTCTCTTTTCTTCGCCTCCCATTCATCTACTCTTATACTAGTTGATTGCAAGTACTTCTGTGATCACCACCAAAAGAATCAGATGTACAAGATCAAAATCTATAATGATGAGGTGTGAGTTTATTACCTGAACATTTCCAATGAGCCCAGCAAACAAGAGTACACCAGAGACACAAATGATGATAGCAAAAAAGACCTCCCCTGCAGAGTTGCTTGTCTTTAGGTTTTGGCCCAAGGCACTGTAATTGTTCAAGAAAATCTTGTTGTAACCGtgaaacttaaaataaataatgattGAAGAAGCTATGATAGTTTATATGTAACAAACCTAATATTTCGGAGTCCCCACCAAAAGCAGTACAAGAGCTTCCTTGGAAAATCCCTTGTCTCTACCACCCCAGATTTCAATGCATCAGTGTAGATGCCAAAGTTCAAAACTGTGGAATTTGTGATTTGCTCAGGGTCAATCAATGGGCATGAAGTGTTTAGGAAACGACTGTTGTCTCCACCAGCACCTCGTGCACATAAGAGATTTGTTAGGTCACATTCGTCTATCTTTGCACACGCTTCACGCCAACATGTCTCTTTCTTTTCAACTGCACTCAAGTACCAGATAGCCCCAATCACCTGGCCATCCATCGATCATATATGGTTATAACAAAAAGCAAATGCAGTGTGAATAAGGGAGAAATAAGCTCTTGCTGCTTACATGGCTCGGCAGCAAGTAAAAGAAAAGGTTTAAAGCAGCTCCAACCCACTTCGTTACAGCAACCCTACCATATAGTTTTGTCCCATTTTTGTAAATCGGATAGATACGGATGCTTCTAGGTATAGATTGACAAAACATAGCCCATTTTAGTATCTCCTTGGACACCAGTGACGTCTTTTGCTTTCTTGAGAGGAGAGTAAGAACCATCACCTGCGAGATCTTTAATCAGTCAGTCTGATGTCGTTGAAGACTAGAGCTAGTGATGTCATAAGGAAGATAACACATAACACAAACACACCTGGGGAATGGGGAGAACAGAGACAATGTCAACActgaagtagaaaaagaaaagtCTCTTCCTTATAGGCTTAGAATTGCCTCTTAATGACGCTTGAGAACGAGGAGCAACGAGCtcagttataaaatgaaaaatgaagtGAATCACATAGAATACGTCAATAAGAGTACGAAGGACACAAACAGCTACACCAAGCTTCTTGTCCAAAGTGAAGCAGAACTTATGAGAATCAATCACAGggataaagaaaaacaaaggaTCAACGGCTAAAGCAAGCACGCAAACGAAAAGGACAGTCTTCCACCAGTTTATAATACGTGTCATCTTCCAGAACATTTTCTCCAACCATCCTCTAACACTCTTGATAGATAGAGTTGAAAGTCTCACCACATTGCCAGTATTAAACCTGCATCAACAAGAGCTCACTACAAAAACAACAACTCCTAgcacaaataatatataaaataactaaCTACTTCAACTAAAATTCGAAGAAAGTACCTCGCGTAACTACTACTCCGGTGATTCATGTAGGATTGTAGTTTCTTCCTAATCTGTATTTTCTTCCCCTGAGAATCCACTTAGTCGTCTCTCTTATCCATGCTCACTCATTTCCAAGTTAAACAATACAATACtgattaccaaaaaataaaaacaatacaatACTCACCACTCACCTTCATGCTATGCAATGTTGGCTGACTTTTTCACAAACGGTAAGATACCCTGGAGTCTCTTGTTGGGTACAATTTTGGTTTGTACTCCTTTGACATCTATCTAGTCAACGGTATGTAGATTAGAACTATTTCGGTTGAACACAAGGAAACCATTctcttaaaacaaaaaaaaaacattttttgtcaTCTATTGGATATTTGGATTATATTAATAACTtgaaattttacacataaaccaacaaaaaatatatttttttctggagCCAAACAAGATTATGCATAATTGAAGATTACTtctgttgaataaatcttagtTCACCAAACAAGTGACGTGCCAACCCCTCTCGACATTTTTTCCTTACCAGACCCGTTCCAGTCCTCAGGAGAAAAGACACAAAAGCCTTCCATTAGTAGtattatattttaagaaaaaaatataaacatataatacaaGAAACAGAGGATGTCGACCAAAACAGCCAAAGTCAAATAAAAACACACAGGGATGTAGAGAATAGAACACCTGATAGAAAACCGGATAATGAGTAGAATCAATAGAATCTCTACGGTAAACGTCTATGACCTTTCCTCAACAGCTCGGCTTGGTGAGCACTTGTATGACATCTCAAAACAGTTCAGGAATCTACATAGTACGTGTGTGTCGTTAAGGCTCCTGTTTACATGATCACCAGGGACTTGCACATGATCAAAGTTCTGACACCAAACGAGAGATACACGCATGATGATGGTTCCAGTTAAAGATGCAAGGGGGAAGTACACTTACTTGCTTGGTGGTAACAATTAGCGTAATTGGACTCGAAGATGGAGTCTGGTACATTGTTTGTAGGATCATCATCTGCAAAAAAAGTTGAACATTTCAAGATAACGAGCTTCCACTAAGTCAAACTGTAAATCAGAAGCACGAACCGTTTCTAGCGACTGTGACGCCGCCGATATCAACGGCCGAGACGATAGGGAAGCGGCGCTTCTTCGTTTTGGGGAGAGGTGGAGAGTATAGAGCGGCGGAGGAGAACGAGGAAGCGAAAGAAAAGCGTTTGAGTCCGTTGCTGGAGAGAAGAGCGACGGAAGCTCGGGTGAAGAGAGTGGACTGGACTGAGAATATGGTCATGGCGTATTCGAGCTCGGAGATGAGTAAATCCGAGATTTATCGAGAAACACTGTTGATGAAGAGGGAGGGGGAGACAAAGCCACCGCGAGTAAATTACTATTATACCCCTTGTCTAGATTACATTTAGTAAATTGCAAATTGAACCCTTATGTTTTTCTGTAAATCACGTTTTGAACCGTAAGGTTTATTTAAGACCCtgatttttgaaaatcaacAGACAAAACCACAATCAAAGAATTTTCCCGGCAATACATTTTGGATTTAAGTTTCTCGGAAAAGTATATATTTCCCAGATTCGAATCCTGGTTCGGGTTTTTGGGTAGGGTCGGGTCAAATTTCGGGTCTGTCAGGTAACCAGGATGCTGATGATTTTGCAAGTGAAAGTCTCTTCCGCTAAAAATGggagggaaagagagagagaagaagaagagaatggcGTCCACAAGAATGGCGAAATCGAAGGGGAGTTTCTGTATCACTCTCTCTTCAGAAATCTATCATACGCCACcagaaagagaaaaaacaaaatattcattttttttgaaactttgcgTTTGAATCCAGAAGAACAATCGATTATTCGTCTAATAGCTCCGTTGATCGAAATTGCTCAAGAGGGAGCTATATCTACAGGTACTCTTCTCATGGGCTTTTAGCTTCCCTTAGATACAATGCGAGAATGGTTTTCGACCCTTCCCAAGTATGATCTTTGTATATGTGCTTGGCATCGGCTGATAACTTGTGGTGTTTACT belongs to Brassica rapa cultivar Chiifu-401-42 chromosome A07, CAAS_Brap_v3.01, whole genome shotgun sequence and includes:
- the LOC103830141 gene encoding probable cyclic nucleotide-gated ion channel 12; translation: MKGKKIQIRKKLQSYMNHRSSSYARFNTGNVVRLSTLSIKSVRGWLEKMFWKMTRIINWWKTVLFVCVLALAVDPLFFFIPVIDSHKFCFTLDKKLGVAVCVLRTLIDVFYVIHFIFHFITELVAPRSQASLRGNSKPIRKRLFFFYFSVDIVSVLPIPQVMVLTLLSRKQKTSLVSKEILKWAMFCQSIPRSIRIYPIYKNGTKLYGRVAVTKWVGAALNLFFYLLPSHVIGAIWYLSAVEKKETCWREACAKIDECDLTNLLCARGAGGDNSRFLNTSCPLIDPEQITNSTVLNFGIYTDALKSGVVETRDFPRKLLYCFWWGLRNISALGQNLKTSNSAGEVFFAIIICVSGVLLFAGLIGNVQKYLQSTSIRVDEWEAKKRDTEQWMPSEDLPDDLEKCIEWEKNSSIEREAHLRSLPKDLRVEAKRNLYLYSLENVPWISFIDDDWLLNEIYDRVKPVFYSQKSYILGEGDPVKEMLIVTYGELESMTESFETSSYSDIQIRLMKGDVWEDLLFWALDPHTSPSLPISNGTVTTLTYVEGLTLSADDLKFLAYHLRRYHSVKLQHIKHSFRCHSKSWRSWAAFYIQAAWKAHCRRKASKILPAIKDEQQILQDTQRNLGATLYASRFVSKALRNRHVDSAECSSFPEMLPDKPADPEFSKKEA
- the LOC103830144 gene encoding probable N-acetylglucosaminyl-phosphatidylinositol de-N-acetylase; this translates as MAWLVATLSLIVIWVASIFKVFFGATSSSKAAVLDDGNKKNVLFVIAHPDDESMFFSPTINYLASNGYNLHMLCFSTGNADGTGSIRKDELHQACAVLRVPLQQLKVLDHPDLQDGFGQVWSHDLLAKVIGEEVSNHDIHTIVTFDNYGVSGHCNHRDVHHGVLKFLQTNSERNIKAWELASLNIFRKYSGPIDIWLSIFSSKRNPSKAIIINEQPWKSYKAMAQHLSQWVWFRKLFVSFSSYTYANTLDRINP
- the LOC103830143 gene encoding phenylalanine--tRNA ligase, chloroplastic/mitochondrial isoform X2; its protein translation is MTIFSVQSTLFTRASVALLSSNGLKRFSFSSAALYSPPLPKTKKRRFPIVSAVDIGGVTIARNDVVRDDDPTNNVPDSIFSKLGMQLHRRDKHPIGIIKNAIYDYFESNYAKKFETFEDLSPIVTTKQNFDDVLVPADHVSRSLNDTYYVDSQTVLRCHTSAHQAELLRKGHRRFLVTGDVYRRDSIDSTHYPVFHQMEGFCVFSPEDWNESGKDSTLYAAEDLKKCLEGLARHLFGAVEMRWVDTYFPFTEPSFELEIYFKEDWLEVLGCGVTEQRILKQSGLENNVAWAFGLGLERLAMVLFDIPDIRLFWSDDERFTSQFGKGELGVKFKPFSKYPPCYKDISFWISESFTENNFCEVVRGIAGDLVEEVKLIDSFTNKKGMTSHCYRIVFRSMERSLTDEKVNDLQSKVRDEVQRKLNVELR
- the LOC103830143 gene encoding phenylalanine--tRNA ligase, chloroplastic/mitochondrial isoform X1; this translates as MTIFSVQSTLFTRASVALLSSNGLKRFSFASSFSSAALYSPPLPKTKKRRFPIVSAVDIGGVTVARNDVVRDDDPTNNVPDSIFSKLGMQLHRRDKHPIGIIKNAIYDYFESNYAKKFETFEDLSPIVTTKQNFDDVLVPADHVSRSLNDTYYVDSQTVLRCHTSAHQAELLRKGHRRFLVTGDVYRRDSIDSTHYPVFHQMEGFCVFSPEDWNESGKDSTLYAAEDLKKCLEGLARHLFGAVEMRWVDTYFPFTEPSFELEIYFKEDWLEVLGCGVTEQRILKQSGLENNVAWAFGLGLERLAMVLFDIPDIRLFWSDDERFTSQFGKGELGVKFKPFSKYPPCYKDISFWISESFTENNFCEVVRGIAGDLVEEVKLIDSFTNKKGMTSHCYRIVFRSMERSLTDEKVNDLQSKVRDEVQRKLNVELR